In Porites lutea chromosome 7, jaPorLute2.1, whole genome shotgun sequence, a single window of DNA contains:
- the LOC140942742 gene encoding death domain-containing ATP nucleosidase-like — MAQHQELKRKVDVLELPEKHDTPPLVSIEMPKMCDLPNKSEPWSDDWLPVDILLLTVEDCEFLACYAFMKNRFKSYHKDLGIVYFGNVGESESEQLKVALMKCCEGSSGPGSSLIVTKNAVAQLRPKVVYSVGCCESLKPDTVRLGDVVISSKLSTEAFRTPVGKDIGKLIQHSSDGWNPPLRIPNTREVNVHRDGEILCGVGPPSAKLSRVSNSNATAVESEGEGVFVAAHDMKIEWVIVKGVSQFANDLDPPNNLWKSFACTMAASLVFNMLNDPLVFKNWPHFDDNINDNHGEASEELGKIGGRLNDNDSSGNTTKGKLQP; from the exons ATGGCCCAACACCAAGAGCTTAAGAGAAAGGTAGATGTTCTTGAACTGCCGGAAAAACATGATACTCCACCTCTTGTTTCTATTGAAATGCCCAAGATGTGTGACCTTCCTAACAAGTCCGAGCCTTGGAGCGATGATTGGCTCCCAGTTGACATTCTTTTGTTGACCGTGGAGGACTGTGAGTTCTTGGCATGTTACGCTTTCATGAAAAATCGCTTTAAAAGTTATCACAAAGACCTTGGAATTGTTTACTTTGGAAACGTGGGTGAAAGTGAGAGCGAACAACTGAAGGTCGCCCTGATGAAGTGTTGTGAAGGTTCTTCCGGTCCAGGTAGCTCGCTAATCGTCACCAAAAATGCAGTGGCGCAACTGAGACCTAAAGTTGTTTATTCTGTTGGCTGCTGTGAGAGTCTTAAACCAGACACGGTGAGGCTAGGAGATGTTGTGATATCCTCAAAGCTTTCTACCGAAGCCTTCAGAACTCCAGTGGGAAAAGATATTGGAAAACTCATTCAGCATTCTAGTGATGGCTGGAATCCACCATTGAGAATTCCAAACACTCGTGAAGTAAATGTGCACCGTGATGGCGAGATATTGTGTGGTGTGGGTCCACCTAGTGCTAAACTGTCACGTGTGTCCAACTCAAATGCGACTGCTGTTGAATCAGAAGGAGAAG GTGTCTTTGTAGCAGCACATGACATGAAGATTGAATGGGTGATCGTCAAAGGTGTTTCTCAATTCGCCAATGACCTCGACCCTCCTAATAATTTGTGGAAGTCGTTTGCCTGCACTATGGCAGCTTCTCTTGTGTTCAACATGTTAAATGACCCACTCGTTTTTAAAAATTGGCCTCATTTTGACG ACAACATAAACGACAATCATGGGGAGGCAAGTGAGGAATTAGGAAAGATCGGAGGAAGGTTGAATGACAACGATTCATCAGGAAACACAACAAAGGGTAAGTTACAACCCTAG